The Actinomycetota bacterium sequence CAGAGGGACACGGCTACCACAGCTTCACCATCTTCCTCGGGCGGATCAGCGAGATCGCGCACGGAGGGCCCCGCGTCTTCCCCAATCACAACGTTCCCACGGCCATGTTCCCGCCCGGCTATCCCGCCGTGCTCGGCGCCCTGTTCTGGTTCGTCATCCACTCCCCACTTCCCGACAACCTGGTCGCGGCCGCGGTGTCGCTCAACGTCGCGCTCAGCGTGGCGACCGTGCTTCTCGCGTTCGAGATCGCCCGCCGACTCTTCGACGTTCGCGTCGGGCTCGTGGCCGCTGCGCTGCTGGCCGTCTACCCGAACCTCATCTACTACACCGCCACGCTCCACTGGGAGACCACCTTCGTCTTCATCGCGTTGGCCACGGTCCTCGTGGTGCTCAGACAACCGTGGGTGGACGGTCGTCTGCCGACGCGCACCCTCGTCGCGTTCGGCGTGCTGCTCGGGCTCTCCGTCCTGATCCGCCCGATGTCGCTCGGCTTCGTGGCGGCCCTGTTCGTCGCCTCGACGATCGCCGGCGCGGGGATGCGGCGCGCGTTCACCCAGTGCGGGATCGTCATGGGCGTGGTGGCGCTCATGGTTCTCCCGTGGACGGTCCGCAACATCGTGAAGATGCATTCGCCCGTGGTGATCGCCACCGAGCTCGGACCCACGTTGTGCGTCTCGCGTCAGCCCGGCGCGCGCGGCGACAAGGACCTTTCGTTCATGCACCGGTACTGCGAGCCCCCAAGCACCCAATTCCCGATCGAGCGGCGCGAGGTGAAGGCCAACGACCACGCCTTCGCAAAGTCGATCGAGTTCGTCGTCCACCATCCGCTCCGCGAGCTGCGGCTCTGGGTGCCGCGCACGCGCTACGCGTACGAGCAGGACCACGACGCGATGGACGACGTGAGCTGGTTCATCTCCCCCCGCTCGGTGCGTGCTTTGAGCCGAGTCGCCGACTGGTTCTACTTCGGCGTGCTGACGCTGGCGGCCGCAGGCACCTGGGCGTTCGCGCGCCGAGCCGAGCCGCGCCGGATCTTGTTCCTCATCGCGGCGGTCTCACTCGCCGCGACACCGATCTTGCTGTACGGCGCGCCCCGCTACAAGGTGCCGGCAATGCCACTCATCACGATCGTCGCGGCCGCCGGGGCGGTGACGATCGTCGACGGGCTGCGGGCTCGAGCGGCTCGGCCACCGACCGCGTATCCGGCTACCGCGCGCCGAGAAGCAGCTCGTTGACCAGTTGGTCGAGACGTTCGTGGCCGTAGCCGCGCCCGGCCAGCGCATCGAGATCGAACCGCTCGGCGCGCAGAGCTGCGAGCGCTCTGGCAGACGGCCCCTGAGGCAGGGTCGGCTCGCGTAGGCGGTCGACCTGCGCGACAGCCAGCGCGGCGGTGATCTCGGGGTCCTCCCGGAAGCGACGGGCCTTCTCGGCCAGGATGAGGTACGTGCGCATGCAACCCCTCGCGAAGTCCCACACGCCGGCCGCATCCTCGGTGCGGTAGGCGTGCGCGTCGAAATGACGCATGCCCGGCCAGTCCGCGTCCTCGAGGAGCTTCACCGTGTAGAACGCGTCGCGCGCACCCTCTGCGCCGAACCTGAAGTCCTGGTCGAACTTGCCGATCCGCTGGGCGTTGAGGTCGATGTGGAAGAGCTTGCCGGCCCAGAGCGCCTGCGCCACCCCGTGGTGGAACGACAGGCCCGACATCGTCTCGTGGGCGAACTCCGGGTTGAGGCCGACCAGGTCGCGGTGCTCGAGCCGCTCGATGAACGCGAGCGCGTGCCCGACCGTGGGGAGGAACAGGTCGCCGCGGGGCTCGTTGGGCTTGGGCTCGAGCGCGAAGCGCAGCTCATAGCCGCGATCGACGACATAGGCACAACACGCGTCGACGGCCTCGGCGTAGCGGTCGAGCGCGGTGCCAACGTCTTTGGCCGCGTCGCACTCGACACCTTCGCGCCCACCCCACATGACGAAGACGTTGGCCCCCAGCTCGACGCCGAGCTCGATCGCCTCGAGCGTCTTGGCCAGCGCGTAGCGACGCACCGAGGGTTCGTTGGCGGTGAAGGCGCCATCCTTGAACACCGGGTGGCTGAAGAGGTTGGTCGTGGCCATGGGCACCTTCATGCCGGTGGCGTCGAGGGCCCGGCGGAAGCGCTTCACGATCGACTCGCGCTCGCTCGGCGACGACCCGTCCGGCACCAGGTCGCTGTCGTGGAAGTTCACGCCGTACGCGCCCATGCCGGCCAGCTCGTGCACCGCGTCGACGGGGTCGAGGACGGGGCGCACCTCGTGGCCGAAGGGGTCGCGCCCACGATTTCCCACGGTCCAGAGGCCAAACGTGAACCGGTGCTCGGGCCGAGGCTCGTACGCGTCGTTCATCCTCGCGACGGTAGCGTTTGCGAGCTCAGGGCAGGACCGAGCTGACGGTTATTTCAGCGGCAACCCGCGCGCGGCCATGCCGTCCTCGATCGATCGGCACACCGTCTCGATGACCCGCACGCGCGCGTAACGCTTGTCGTCGCCCTCGACGAGGTGCCATGGCGCGGCGTCGTGGCTGGTACGGACGATCATCTCCTCCACCGCCCGTTCGTACTGCTTGCGCTTCTTCCGGTTGCGCCAGTCCTCGTCGGTGAGCTTCCACACACGCAACGGATCGTCTCGTCGGCGCTCGAAACGGCGCAGCTGCTCGGCATCGGAGATGTGCATCCAAAACTTCACGAGGATCATCCCCTCGGCCACGAGCGACTCCTCGAACTCGACGATCTCCTGGTAGGCGCGCGTCCACTGCTTCTCGGTGGCCAGCCGCTCCACCCGCTCGACGAGCACGCGCCCGTACCAGGAACGGTCGAGCACGGCCATCCCGCCCCAGCCCGGTAGCGCGGGCCAGAAACGCCAGAGGAAATGGTGACGTTTGGCATCTGGCGTCGGCGCTGCGAACTGCGCCACGCGCACGTGCCGGGGGTCGAGGCGGGCCACCAGCCGCTTGATCGCCCCGCCCTTGCCCGAAGCGTCCCAACCCTCGAACAGGACGCACAGCGGCGGGCCGAGCCCACCGCCGCCGATGAGGCCGCCGAGGACGAGACGAAGGTGCAGCAGCCGGAGCTGAGCCCGCTCGAGCCGCTCGGCCTCCTCCCGACGCGACAGCTTCAGACTGAGGTCGAGCTTGGCGAGGACCCGGTCAGCGCGGTCGCGTGTCGGCATTCTGGATCGCGCGGATGACGTCATCACCGACGGGCAGCGGATCGCACCCGTGGGTGTGCTCGCACACCATGTCCCACTTCGCGTCGGCCTTCGCGTGACAGCCGAAGCAGTTGCCTCCGAAGCGGTTCACCGTCTCGGTGGCGCCGCGTGTCACGATCTCGGTGCCTGCCGCCGATGTCTTCATGAAGAAGAACTCCCAGTCGTGTGTGGTCGGGTTCCAGCCCCTGGCCCGTTTGACCATCGCCTCCTGCGGGACGAGCTGGAGGATCGTGCCGACCGGGTACACGCCACCATTGGGCGAGTTCGCCACCCGCAGCGCCTCCGGAAGGTGCCCCAGGCGGTTGTCGACGAAGAAGCCGCGCACCTTCGTCATCGTGCTGAGGTTCCGGAAGTCCGCCGGTTTCATGTCGAGGTCCTCGGGGGGCGCGGTCGACGACGGGCGCGGCGCGACCGCGTGCTCAGTGCCTCCCCCGCCTCCGCCGCCACACGCACCGACCCCGGCTGCAACGACGACCGCCATCGCGATGCTGGCCGCCCACACGTTGACTCCCTGCCTGAGGTCGCTGCTCATGGTCTTCCTCCACGGGCCCCAGACGGTCGTCGGTCGAGGACCTCAGCAGGGTCGCTTGCCCCCGGTGAGCTGCAGGCAGCGCTGCTCGGCCAAGCGTCGCGCCTCGGCGGCCTCGAGGAAGGATTTGCTCAGGGCCAGGCGCACCAGCGGCGGCACGGTGCTCGTGGTCGCCGGGACCGTCGTGGTGACCCGCGCCGGCGTCGTGGTCGTGGTCGTCGTGGCCGCCCTTGCCTTGCCGGTGGCCACCGCC is a genomic window containing:
- a CDS encoding xylose isomerase; translated protein: MNDAYEPRPEHRFTFGLWTVGNRGRDPFGHEVRPVLDPVDAVHELAGMGAYGVNFHDSDLVPDGSSPSERESIVKRFRRALDATGMKVPMATTNLFSHPVFKDGAFTANEPSVRRYALAKTLEAIELGVELGANVFVMWGGREGVECDAAKDVGTALDRYAEAVDACCAYVVDRGYELRFALEPKPNEPRGDLFLPTVGHALAFIERLEHRDLVGLNPEFAHETMSGLSFHHGVAQALWAGKLFHIDLNAQRIGKFDQDFRFGAEGARDAFYTVKLLEDADWPGMRHFDAHAYRTEDAAGVWDFARGCMRTYLILAEKARRFREDPEITAALAVAQVDRLREPTLPQGPSARALAALRAERFDLDALAGRGYGHERLDQLVNELLLGAR
- a CDS encoding UDP-galactose-lipid carrier transferase gives rise to the protein MPTRDRADRVLAKLDLSLKLSRREEAERLERAQLRLLHLRLVLGGLIGGGGLGPPLCVLFEGWDASGKGGAIKRLVARLDPRHVRVAQFAAPTPDAKRHHFLWRFWPALPGWGGMAVLDRSWYGRVLVERVERLATEKQWTRAYQEIVEFEESLVAEGMILVKFWMHISDAEQLRRFERRRDDPLRVWKLTDEDWRNRKKRKQYERAVEEMIVRTSHDAAPWHLVEGDDKRYARVRVIETVCRSIEDGMAARGLPLK